A region from the Variovorax sp. V93 genome encodes:
- the chvE gene encoding multiple monosaccharide ABC transporter substrate-binding protein, with amino-acid sequence MKRNFLKASLAGIALAIAGIAPLAHAQDKGPIAISMPTKSSARWIADGANMVKYFKEKGYKTDLQYADDDIPNQLAQIENMVTKGSKVLVIAAIDGTTLSDVLQKAADKGVKVIAYDRLIKGSKNVDYYATFDNFQVGVLQAQSIEAALGLKSGKGPFNIELFGGSPDDNNAFFFYNGAMSVLEPYIKSGKLVVRSKQMGMDKVGTLRWDGAVAQARMDNLLSAYYTKDRVDAVLSPYDGLSIGILSSLKGVGYGSASQPMPVVSGQDAEIPSVKSILRKEQTSTVFKDTRELAKVTVAMVDAMLSGKTPEVNDTKTYNNGIKVVPSYLLKPVSVDGGNWKQVLVDSGYYKESQVK; translated from the coding sequence ATGAAACGCAACTTCCTCAAGGCCTCGCTCGCAGGCATCGCACTGGCCATCGCCGGCATCGCGCCGCTCGCGCACGCGCAGGACAAGGGCCCGATCGCCATCTCGATGCCGACCAAGTCGTCGGCGCGCTGGATCGCCGATGGCGCCAACATGGTCAAGTACTTCAAGGAGAAGGGCTACAAGACCGACCTGCAGTACGCCGACGACGACATTCCGAACCAGCTCGCGCAGATCGAGAACATGGTGACCAAGGGCTCCAAGGTGCTGGTCATCGCGGCCATCGACGGCACCACGCTGTCCGACGTGCTGCAGAAGGCGGCCGACAAGGGCGTGAAGGTCATTGCCTACGACCGGCTCATCAAAGGCTCGAAGAACGTCGACTACTACGCCACCTTCGACAACTTCCAGGTCGGCGTGCTGCAGGCGCAGTCGATCGAGGCGGCGCTCGGCCTGAAGAGCGGCAAGGGCCCGTTCAACATCGAGCTGTTCGGCGGTTCGCCCGACGACAACAACGCCTTCTTCTTCTACAACGGCGCGATGTCGGTGCTGGAGCCGTACATCAAGAGCGGCAAGCTGGTGGTGCGCAGCAAGCAGATGGGCATGGACAAGGTCGGCACGCTGCGCTGGGACGGCGCGGTGGCGCAGGCCCGCATGGACAACCTGCTGTCGGCCTACTACACCAAGGACCGCGTCGATGCGGTGCTGTCGCCGTACGACGGCCTGTCGATCGGCATTCTCTCGTCGCTCAAGGGCGTGGGCTACGGCTCGGCGTCGCAGCCGATGCCGGTGGTGTCGGGGCAGGACGCGGAGATCCCGTCGGTCAAGTCGATCCTGCGCAAGGAGCAGACCTCGACCGTGTTCAAGGACACGCGCGAGCTGGCCAAGGTCACGGTGGCCATGGTCGACGCCATGCTGTCGGGCAAGACGCCCGAGGTGAACGACACCAAGACCTACAACAACGGCATCAAGGTGGTGCCCTCGTACCTGCTCAAGCCCGTGAGCGTGGACGGCGGCAACTGGAAGCAGGTGCTGGTCGACAGCGGCTACTACAAGGAAAGCCAGGTCAAGTGA
- the mmsA gene encoding multiple monosaccharide ABC transporter ATP-binding protein — translation MAAAEADGRSILEMRGITKTFPGVKALSDVNLAVRAGEIHAVVGENGAGKSTLMKVLSGVYPCDSYTGEIHFEGELRRFRSIADSEKLGIIIIHQELALVPLLSIAENIFLGNEIAHGGVIDWFAAYAKTHELLAKVGLKEPPTTLVTDLGVGKQQLVEIAKALAKEVKLLILDEPTASLNENDSDALLMLLLELKRQGIASILISHKLNEIAKVADSITVLRDGATVETMDCRGQPISEDRIIRGMVGRDMAHRYPQRNPKIGETVFEVRDWRVHHALHADREQIKGVDLHVRKGEIVGIAGLMGAGRTELAMSVFGKSYGQRISGTVLMHGQPVDVGTVRKAIDHGIAYVTEDRKGLGLVLEENIQKNVSLANLEAVSSSMVIDDAREFKVASDYRRALNIRSSGVEQLVVNLSGGNQQKVVLSKWLFTQPELLILDEPTRGIDVGAKYEIYTIIDQLASEGKGILMISSELPELLGMCDRIYVMNEGRFVAEFPAAEASQERIMHAIVSAGSSVHVAA, via the coding sequence ATGGCAGCAGCAGAAGCGGACGGCCGCAGCATCCTCGAGATGCGCGGCATCACCAAGACATTTCCGGGCGTGAAGGCGCTCAGCGATGTCAACCTGGCGGTGCGCGCGGGCGAGATCCATGCGGTGGTCGGCGAGAACGGCGCGGGCAAGTCGACGCTCATGAAGGTGCTGAGCGGCGTCTATCCGTGCGACTCGTACACCGGGGAGATCCACTTCGAGGGCGAGCTGCGCCGCTTCCGGAGCATTGCCGACAGCGAGAAGCTCGGCATCATCATCATCCACCAGGAGCTGGCGCTGGTGCCGCTCTTGTCCATTGCCGAGAACATCTTTCTCGGCAACGAGATTGCGCACGGCGGCGTGATCGACTGGTTCGCCGCCTATGCGAAGACGCACGAGCTGCTCGCCAAGGTGGGCCTGAAGGAGCCGCCCACCACGCTGGTGACCGACCTGGGCGTGGGCAAGCAGCAGCTGGTGGAGATTGCCAAGGCCCTGGCCAAGGAGGTCAAGCTGCTGATCCTCGACGAGCCCACCGCCAGCCTCAACGAGAACGACAGCGACGCGCTGCTGATGCTGCTGCTCGAGCTGAAGCGCCAGGGCATCGCATCGATCCTGATCTCGCACAAGCTCAACGAGATTGCCAAGGTGGCCGACTCCATCACCGTGCTGCGCGACGGCGCCACGGTGGAGACCATGGACTGCCGCGGCCAGCCGATCAGCGAGGACCGCATCATCCGCGGCATGGTGGGGCGCGACATGGCGCACCGCTATCCGCAGCGCAATCCGAAGATCGGCGAGACGGTGTTCGAGGTGCGCGACTGGCGCGTGCACCATGCGCTGCATGCCGACCGCGAACAGATCAAGGGCGTGGACCTGCATGTGCGCAAGGGCGAGATCGTCGGCATTGCGGGCCTCATGGGCGCGGGCCGCACCGAGCTGGCGATGAGCGTGTTCGGCAAGTCCTACGGCCAGCGCATCAGCGGCACGGTGCTGATGCACGGACAGCCGGTGGACGTGGGCACGGTGCGCAAGGCCATCGACCATGGCATTGCCTACGTCACCGAAGACCGCAAGGGCCTGGGGCTGGTGCTGGAGGAAAACATCCAGAAGAACGTGAGCCTCGCCAACCTGGAGGCGGTCTCGAGTTCGATGGTGATCGACGACGCGCGCGAATTCAAGGTGGCGAGCGACTACCGCCGTGCACTCAACATCCGCTCTTCGGGCGTGGAGCAGCTGGTGGTGAACCTGTCGGGCGGCAACCAGCAGAAGGTGGTGCTCAGCAAATGGCTCTTCACCCAACCCGAACTTTTGATTCTCGACGAACCCACGCGCGGCATCGACGTGGGCGCCAAGTACGAGATCTACACCATCATCGACCAGCTCGCGAGCGAGGGCAAAGGCATTCTCATGATTTCTTCCGAACTGCCGGAACTGCTTGGCATGTGCGACCGCATCTACGTGATGAACGAGGGCCGCTTCGTGGCCGAATTTCCGGCCGCCGAGGCTTCGCAGGAGCGCATCATGCATGCCATCGTGAGCGCGGGGAGTTCCGTCCATGTCGCAGCCTGA
- a CDS encoding ABC transporter substrate-binding protein, whose amino-acid sequence MKLNRRTLNIALAAASLGGLLPATALAQKKIVLGFSQVGAESEWRTANTESIKASAKEAGIELKFSDAQQKQENQIKAIRSFIAQKVDVIAFSPVVESGWETVLREAKAAKIPVVLTDRSVNTKDDSLYVTFMGSDFVEEGRKAGRWLVEKMKDQKGDVNIVELQGTVGSAPAIDRKKGFEEIIKADPKFKILRSQTGDFTRAKGKEVMEAFLKAEGKKINVLYAHNDDMAIGAIQAIEEAGLKPAKDITIISIDAVKGAFEAMIAGKLNVSVECSPLLGPQLMSAVKDIKAGKPLPKRIVTEETIFPMEVAAKEFPNRKY is encoded by the coding sequence ATGAAACTCAATCGCCGCACCCTCAACATCGCGCTCGCCGCCGCCTCGCTCGGCGGGCTCCTGCCTGCCACCGCGCTGGCGCAGAAGAAGATCGTGCTCGGCTTCAGCCAGGTGGGCGCCGAGAGCGAATGGCGCACCGCCAACACCGAGTCGATCAAGGCCTCGGCCAAGGAAGCGGGCATCGAGCTCAAGTTCTCCGACGCGCAGCAGAAGCAGGAAAACCAGATCAAGGCGATCCGTTCGTTCATCGCGCAGAAGGTGGACGTGATCGCCTTCTCGCCGGTGGTCGAGTCGGGCTGGGAAACCGTGCTGCGCGAAGCCAAGGCCGCGAAGATCCCGGTGGTGCTGACCGACCGATCGGTGAACACCAAGGACGACTCGCTCTACGTGACCTTCATGGGCTCCGACTTCGTCGAGGAAGGCCGCAAGGCGGGCCGCTGGCTGGTCGAGAAGATGAAGGACCAGAAGGGCGACGTGAACATCGTCGAGCTGCAGGGCACCGTGGGCTCGGCACCGGCCATCGACCGCAAGAAGGGCTTCGAGGAAATCATCAAGGCCGACCCCAAGTTCAAGATCCTGCGCTCGCAGACCGGCGACTTCACGCGCGCCAAGGGCAAGGAAGTGATGGAAGCCTTCCTGAAGGCCGAGGGCAAGAAGATCAACGTGCTCTACGCGCACAACGACGACATGGCCATCGGCGCCATCCAGGCCATCGAGGAAGCGGGCCTGAAGCCGGCCAAGGACATCACGATCATCTCGATCGATGCCGTCAAGGGTGCCTTCGAAGCCATGATCGCCGGCAAGCTCAACGTGTCGGTCGAATGCAGCCCGCTGCTCGGCCCCCAGCTGATGAGCGCCGTGAAGGACATCAAGGCCGGCAAGCCGCTGCCCAAGCGCATCGTGACCGAAGAGACGATCTTCCCGATGGAAGTCGCCGCCAAAGAGTTTCCCAATCGCAAGTACTGA